CTGACCATCCCGATCAGCATGGTCGTACTGTTTTTGTTAGGCGCGGTCTTGTACAAGCTGATCTTTTCACGTACGGTCAAGCTGCCTGAAGAATCAAAAATTAAAAATACCCTGCTGGTTGCCTTCGGACTCTCAATCATCCTGCAGAACCTGGCCTTGAAATTTTGGACGGCCGATGAGCGGGCCATCTCCACCCCGATCCTCCGCACTGCCATCAAGGTTGCTGGCATTCGCCTGCCATATGCCCGCCTGGCTAACTTGCTGATTGCGGTATTTTTCTTGGTGGTCTTACAACTCTTCCTGCGCAAGACGTACATCGGAAAGGCCATTCGAGCCACAGTGCAGAACTGGGAAGCCGCTTCCCTGATGGGTATTAATATTCAACGGGTCTACTTGCTGGCCTTTGCCATCGGAGCATCCTTAGCGGGTGTGGCAGGCACTTTGGTAGCTATCAATTTTTCGATCCAACCTAACATGGGTCTCACCTGGACCCTCAAAGCGCTGATTGTCATGGTTCTGGGAGGCCTGGGAAGTATCCCAGGTACATTTATCGGTGGGCTGGTATTGGGGCTGACCGAGTCAGCCACCTCCTTCTTCATAAACAGTAATTACCGTGAGATAGCCGGCCTGGTCCTGTTTCTACTGGTTTTGATTTTCAGGCCACAGGGCTTGATGGGAGCCAAGGAGACCTAGCCCATGAATAAAAAACGCCTCCTTGTCCTGGTTTTATCCATCGCAGCCATAATCACCCTGGCATTGCTCCCGCTGGTCATCACCTCCGACAGCACGATCAACCTGGTTATTTTGGTCCTTCTGTACATGGCCCTTGCCTCAAGCTGGAATATCCTCGGCGGGTACACCGGGCAAACCAACCTTGGTCATGCGGCTTTTTTTGGCACCGGTTCGCTCATCACCCGCCTGTTGTGGATCGGCGGTATGCCATTCTTCGGCGCCTTTCTGCTCGGAGGTCTGGGGGCGGTTGCCCTGGCAATGTTGATCGGTGTCCCAGCCTTCAAGCTGCGCGGGGTGTACTTTGCCATCGGCACCCTGGCCCTGGCGCAGATCCTCAACCTGACCGTCAGCAATATTTTCCCCGAGATGTCGTTCAACCCGAACATCACCGATTACCAGCTGCTGCCCCGGTACTACCTGTTCCTGGCATTAACCGTCGGCACGATCTGCGTGGCTTATCTGCTGGTCAATTCAAAATGGGGGCTTGGGATGATGGCCGTTCGCGAAGGTGAAGATGCGGCTGAATCCCTGGGCATCAGTGCCCTGAGGCACAAGCTTTTAGCCCTGGCTGCCAGCGCCTTCCTGGCTGGACTGGTCGGTGGCGCCTTTGCATACTACCATGTGAGTTACTACCTGAATATGCCCTTCGGTCCGGAGTGGACCTTTGATCCGATGATGATGGCCTACATTGGTGGCACAGGCACCATCATCGGCCCGATCATTGGCTCGATCTTCTTCGTGGGTCTTAAGCAGCTACTGGTATGGAACGTCGGCGAATACCATTTGATCATCTTCGGTACCTTGTTCATCCTGATCGTCCTGTTCCTTCCAGGTGGATTGGTTGAGCTATGGAAGAAAACCCAGTCTTACCTTCGCCGTGGTCCTGGGCAGAGGAAGAAGAAAGCCACTGTCCAGGTTGCCTGAGAAATTGAGCATTAATCATGAGACTCGCTAAAGAAAGGAGCTGATATTGACTTCATAAAAAAATCCTTAGCATAATATTATTAAGGTCGGATAACATAAATAATAATTCTAACGAGGAGAACGAAACATGAAGAAAATTATGTCAATGGTTGCAGTCATTGTCCTGCTTAGCCTCCTGCTCAGCAGCTGTGCACAAACTGCAACGCCGGTTGTCACCACGGCACCTGAACCCACCACGGCGCCCGCCCAACCAGCCACTGGCTCTATTGAAGGCAAGAAAGTATGCTACCTCATCCCCGAATCCGGGAATGCCTTCCTGTCTGGCCTCACCCAGGGCGTTAAGGATAAATTCGCCGCTGATGGAGTCGAGGTGCAGATCTTCGGCGCTGAAGGAAATGCCACCACCCAGTACAACCAGATCGAGACCTGCATATCCCAGAAGGTGGCTGGTATGATCATCATGGCTGCTCTTGAACCCGATGCGGTGGCTGCTGCGGTTGAAGAAGCCAAGGCTGCTGGCATTAAGGTCATGGGCGTGCCGGTCGATAAGCAAGGTCCGTACGATGCCATCATGCATACCGATCAAAAAGAGATCGGCATAAAGATGGCCACCATGGCTTGCGACTGGATCAACACCACCTATCCGGATGCTGCAGACAAAAGCGTTGAAGTCGCCATTATCAGCACCAAGGGAACTGAAAATCTCAGGCTGCGCACCGAAGGCATGGAAACCATCGATACTGCTTGCGCCAAAGCCAAGCTGGTCCAGTTTGTGGACGTTCCTGAGACCACCATTGCAGAGGCAGTCACCGCCACAGAGAATATCTTCACAGCTAATCCGAATACCAAGGTGATCCTCGTCGCCGGTGATTCAGGCGCCCAGGGCGCAGCTCAGGCGATCGAAGCTTACGCACCAAATAATCTCGACCAATATGCCGTCTACTCTGGTGACGTCAGCCCCGATACCCAGGAAAAGCTCCCCACATGTGAAGCAGGTGCCTATCGTGGTGCCGTCGCCATTGGCGGAAGCCTGGACGACTTGATCAGCAGCACTTACTCGATCATGAAGGGCATGATCAGTGGTACGGACTACCCCAAGGAAACCCTCGATCCATTGACCACCTTCGTATGTGCGCCAACCGCTGCTGCTAAACCGACTGCACCGGAGTTCATCGAGATCGGTGCTTCCATCCCGCTGACCGGTAAATTCGGCTCTCTGGGCAGCCAGGTAAAGGTCGGTTATGACTACGCCATCGATGCGATCAATGCCAACGGTGGTGTGTATGTCGAAGAATACGGTGTCAAGATCCCCCTGCGCCTGACCGCCTATGACGATGAGTCTGACCCCACCAAGGCCGTCAGCAACCTTGAAAAAGTCTTCTCTGAGCAAAACGTGGTTGCCTATCTGGGTGGCGCGGCAAGTGGTATGCACGCCGCAACAACCGCCATTGCTGAAAAGAACCAGGTGCCATATTGCGGTGTGTCTTTTGCCTGGTGGAATATCCACCAACGTGGGTACAAGTACCTGTTCTCACCCTTCCCCAAGAGCCCTGACCAGGCTCGGGATGTTTACGCCGCCCTCAATCAGATGATCCCCGCTGATCAACGACCTACCAAGGTCGCCATCTTCCAGGAGAAGACGGACTGGGGCAACGAGTTGGGTGGCTTGTTCAAAGCAGACGCCAAGCCTGCTGGCTATGATGTGGTGTACTACGCAGAATATGCCCCAGGGACAACCGATTTCTCCACTATGATCCTGGATGCCCAGACGGCTGGGGCTGAGATTCTGCTAGGCATGCCCAGCACTCCCGACGGTATTGCCATCATGAAACAACTCAGCGAGCTTGGTTGGACGCCGAAATTCACCATGCTTGTCAGGGCACCGGATGCGGCAACCTGGGGCGAATCCCTTGGTACAGTCGGTGATTACGTCACCATGTTCCCCGGCTGGCACAATGCCGAGAACTTCCCAGGCGTGGCAGAGATCAATACCAGGCATCAGACGGACTTCGGCCGGCCTGCAGACGTGTTGGTTGGACCAGCCTATTCTTGTGTCCAGCTTTTCGCCGATGCTATCGAGCGTGCTGGCGCATTGGACCGCGATGCGATCCGCAATGCTATGGCAGACTCCGATATGATGACTGTCATCGGCCCGGTGACATTCAATGCGGATGGTACCGGTAATGTCTTGAACCCGATGACCCAATGGCTGAATGGGAAGATGGAGCTCGTTTGGACTTCCGATGGTCAAAAGTCTGCAGATTTTGGCTTCCCTGCTCCAGAATTTGATCAAAGGTAGTTTATTCACCCGAGACTAATGAATTAATAAAATCTGGCGATGACTCGTTGTTATGTAGCGTCATCGCCAGATTTCCTCAAAGTTACACATCCCAAACTGCTTGTTGGTGTTTTGAAACTAGCAAGAAAAGATTGGTAAAGCAAATATCAGCACAACGTTCTGAGGTCAGAGATTATGGAATACGCGGTTGAGATGAAAGGCATCTGCAAAAGCTTTGGGGGCATCCAGGCGCTGAAGAGCGTCGATCTGGAGCTCCAATCCGGTGAGATCATGGGAATTGTCGGTGACAATGGCGCTGGCAAATCCACACTGATGAAAATCCTCTCCGGGGCATATCAGGCTGATAAGGGTGAAATCTGTATTTTTGGAGAGCCAGCTCATATCCAGAATCCCATGGATGCATTCAAGCTCGGGATAAGTATGATTTACCAGGATTTGGCTTTATTTAATAACCTGGATGTCGCCAGCAATATCTTCGCTGGAAGAGAACTAGCCCGCGGCCCGCTTGGAATGACCCTGAATAAAAAAGCCATGTACAGGCGCGCCGAAGAACTGATCAAAGATCTGCGGGTGGATATCAAGTCTCCGAAATTGAACATCGCCAGGATGTCTGGTGGGCAGCGCCAGATGGTAGCCTGTGCACGAGCGATTGCCTTTCAGTCGAAGATCATGATATTAGATGAGCCAACCGCCGCTTTGGGAGTTACAGAAGCCAATAAATTATTAGGCCTTATTAAAAATCTGAAAAATCTGGGCTTGTCTATATTACTCATCACCCAGCGAATCCCTGATATCCTGGCTATTGCCGATCGCGTTTTCGTACTAAAGGGTGGGGTGAGGCAGGATATCCTGAATGTCAGCAATACAACCTTGGATGATGTTGTAACCCTCATCGTAAAAGGAAAAGAAAACAGGGTCGAACTCGCTGAGGATATTGAATACAAGTCTTTCGGGTAACTGCTGCGTTTGTTGTAAGCATGATGAATTAACGGTTTAGATGCCGGAGATTATCAAGTAAAGGAGCACAGTAATCAAGTAATGAACAGCCATCCATCGTTCATCAAGAAATTGTTCGCCGGCTTTGGAAGGTTTGCCGTCAATTACACCCCATTATTGATCTTATTGTTGGCTGTAGTGATTTTTTCCTTTATCGCGCCAAATTTCCTTACCGTCGGTAATTTCAGGTTAATGCTGCGGCAAATGTCTTTCGTGACCATCACCGCAGTTGGCTTAATGTTTGTGATGGTTGGGGGAGGGATCGATCTTTCCGTTGGCTCCCAGATCATCCTTACCAATATTGTCCTTTCGCTCATGATATCAAGCACATATGGCTACTCGATCAACCCCTTGATCGCAATTCCGGTTTGCATTGCCCTGGCAACCCTATTAGGGACCGCAAATGGGATTCTAAGCAACATCCTTAAAGTCCACCCACTGATCATCACCTTAGGCACAGCTTTCATTTACAAAGGGCTGGGTTACATTATTGCTGGCGGGCGTAATATCGATGGATTGCCCGACTCATTCCGTATTTATGGGCAGGGTTACGTAGGCCCAGTTCCGGTTCCGATCATCATTATGATCTTTGTTGCAATCATTGGCGCCTATTTTTTACACAACACGAATTTTGGAAGCCGGGTTTATGCGATGGGAGGTAACCAGGAAGCCGCTCGCCTGGTTGGGATAAATATCAAGCAGAAAAAAGTTATTGTGTTTGCGATTTGCGGTTTTGCCGCTGGGATTACTGCTGTGGTCTTGCTTTCGAGGGTTTTCAATGGGCAGGTGACTACTGGTTCAGGTATCGAGTTTGATGCCTTAACTGCAGCACTCCTGGGTGGCGTCAGCTTTACAGGTGGAGAAGGGACAATTTTAGGGCTTATCACCGGGGTCATGATCATCGCTGTGCTGAATAATGGCATGCAGCTTTTCGGTCTCCAGGATTTCTATCAAAACCTAATCAAAGGCGCATTATTGCTGGCTGCCGTCGGTTTTGATGAATACCAGAAAAGCAGGCGGGCGAAGGAGATTATCGTAAACGCTACAGCATAAAAACAATACGCGCTTCCTACCACTCATACAAAGTAAGAGGCACCTCGGTCTATAGTTTAAATTCACTTCATATTAATTCCGAAATATTCTTAGACTTTCTATTTTCTGTCACTTGCTTCATAAAGTCTAGAAAAATCATCGCTGATTTTGGAAATTGCCTGTTTTTTAGGTGCACGAGGACAATATTGCAGGCGATATCTTCCTCCAAGGGGATAGCAAGAACTCCGGGATGGTGGTAGTATTCGAAAATTTTCACTGGCATCAGGGCAAGCCCAATATTTGTTTCTACCAGGCTGAGCACGCTAACTTTGCGATGGCTCGAGTAGAAAATTGTTGGTTCAAACCCTGCCTTCCCGCATTCCTCCATGATCAATTTGTGTAATTCTGTTACCCGGTCAAAGACGATGAAATTATCATTGACCAGTTCTTTTATGGATATGGTTGAGCGGTTTGCATACCGGTTGTTTTTTGAAACTGCCACCAGAAGATGGTCTTTGCAAATTTCCAGACTTTCAAATAACTCATTATCTAGATAATTATGACGTGTAAATGCAAGATCATAGCGTCGCTCCACCAGGGCTGGAATAATATTCAGCCCATCAATCTCCTCGAGGCTGAAGCGGATGTATGGATTCGCGTCACTGAATTGGGCAATCGAGGTGGCGATTCCATATTGAGGCAATATGGGAATGGCGGCGATAGAGAAAGTATCCACTGCTGATTTGTAACCATCCAATTCAACCAGCATGGCATTATTGTCGGCATTTAGCTTTCGCGCATGCCTTAGGAAGGCTTCTCCAGCTTCTGTAAGCGATACTCTTCGTTTACTGCGATTGAATAGAGTGACCGCTAATTCCTTTTCAAGGGCGATGATCATTTTTGAAAGTGAGGATTGGGAAATGAAATGTTCATCCGCCGCTGCTGAAAAACTGCCGGTGTCTACAATGGATAGAAAATACTGAATTTGACGGATTTCCATCGATCAGGCTCGAGACCTATTCCATTTATGAATAGATTGTAACATAGAATGAATTGATGTTTCATACTATGCAAGCGTATGATATAGCTATAGGAAAGAATTCATGACAATAAAAGATGAGGCTTGGATCCCCTTCCCACGTGCGGATGTCTCACATATCATCCGAAAGTGGCTGGACGTGGCGTATGCCAACATTTCTCCGTCTCAAATGCTGGATATTTACTTGCCAGATGACGGCGAGGGGCCCTTTCCTGTCATATTGTTCATTCACGGTGGAGGATTTGCTCTCGGAGATAAAACCGATTACCCTGTTTCAACTTTCTTGAAAGGGCTACATCGCGGTTTTGCTGTGGTTAGTGTGAATTACCGATTAAGCGGTGAAGCTATATTTCCTGCTGGGTTGCAGGATATTAAATCGGCGATCCGCTGGCTGAGGGCGAACAGTACCGTATATCATCTGGATGGAAATCGTATTGCCGCGTGTGGCGGCTCATCAGGTGGAAATTATGCTGCAATGGTGTGCTTAACCGCCAATGTTCCGACTTTCGATGATCTCAGCCTGGGTAATCCAGAATTCCCGTGCAGTGTCCAGGCAGCAGTGGACTGGTTTGGGCCGACAGATTTTCTAAAAATCGATGAACAACTTTCTGAAAGCGGTTTTGGTCCAGCAAACCATGGCGAAGCCGATTCTCCTGAATCCATGTATCTGGGAGCTAGGCTTTCGGATGTGCCGCTAAAAGTTGAGCTGGCCAATCCAATGACATTCATACATAAGCACATGCCCCCCTTACTGATCCAACACGGAAGATTGGATACGTTGGTTCCAGTACAGCAGTCCATAATTTTTGCCGAAAAATTAGCCAAGTATGTCAGTCATGATCGCTATGAGTTTGATATTCTTGAAGGGGCTGGGCATGGCGATCCGTTGTTTGATTCAGATGAAAATATGCGGCGTGTGTTTTCATTTCTTGACAGGTACCTGAAATAAATGACTTATTAGCTTTACTTTAGGCAAATCTATGACGAATTCAGCCTGCTATCCATCCGCGATAATTATCCAGAAGAGTAAGTATAGGATGAGAGATAAAATACCTGGCAAACAAGAAGGCTGACAAAAAATATAAAGAACAGGCCTATGTAGGAGTGCGCTTGTTTGTCGGCTTAAATGCTGGCCGGGCTCAATCTCATGCAATAAATATCGATGAAAATGAAACAGTAAATGATTTGAAAAGGAGGAGAATCAGCTAAATAAAGCAATTCCAATACCCCAAAAAGAATGAGTGAGGTTTTGTGTTTTTTCTAAATCCATATTGATCGATACTAGTTTGTCTGGTTCCTTAAAGGAGAGGATAAGATGAAAAAACAAGTATTTATAATTGCTTCGGCTCTACTGATCATTGGCGTGCTGGTAACTGCCTGCCAATCTCAAGCTACACCTACTACAGTCGTCACACCAGAAGTTGTGGCGCCTGCCCCCACCGATACGGAGGCCGCGGCTTCGGTCCCTGTCGAGCCAGCCAAGAAACCTCTGCTAGTTGTCAGTCTGCCTGCCCTGGATAACCCACTCATGCTTGCCTTCCAGGATGCTTTCACGAAAACTTTCGGGGACAAGTATGATGTCCAGGTATCTAGTGCTGATGGGAATGCAAACACCCAGGCTACCCAAATTGAGAACTATACTGCGATGAAACCGGCTTACATGTTTGTAATGGCGGTGGAACCGACCAGCCTGGTACCCAAGCTGACTGCGGCGCGTGATGCTGGTGTAAAGGTCCTATTCGCTGGAGGTGATCCTGGCGATGAGAATGCCTATGATTCAGTGATGAAGATGAACCAATTTCTATCGGGTGAGTACGCAGCATTGATGGCTAAACAATGGGTAGACACAACCTATCCTGATGCTGCTCCGGGCTCGATTGAGACTGCCATCTTCGAATCAACCCTCAATCCTGAAGCGGTTGCTCGCTCGCAAGGATTGAAGATGATCAGCGAACCTTACTTAAAAAATGAGAATGGTGAGTATATCGATGCTACTGGGGCAGTGGTTGATGAAGCAAATAAAGTTGAGAATCCAGCCTACAGCCCTGCTGTTAAAGTTGTACAAACTGTACAAGCTGAAATGTTCCAGGCTGGTCAAACAGCCATGCAGAATATCCTCACCACCAATCCGAATGTGAAGCTGGTCTTGGCTTATGC
This is a stretch of genomic DNA from Anaerolineales bacterium. It encodes these proteins:
- a CDS encoding ABC transporter ATP-binding protein; the encoded protein is MEYAVEMKGICKSFGGIQALKSVDLELQSGEIMGIVGDNGAGKSTLMKILSGAYQADKGEICIFGEPAHIQNPMDAFKLGISMIYQDLALFNNLDVASNIFAGRELARGPLGMTLNKKAMYRRAEELIKDLRVDIKSPKLNIARMSGGQRQMVACARAIAFQSKIMILDEPTAALGVTEANKLLGLIKNLKNLGLSILLITQRIPDILAIADRVFVLKGGVRQDILNVSNTTLDDVVTLIVKGKENRVELAEDIEYKSFG
- a CDS encoding branched-chain amino acid ABC transporter permease, which encodes MLTPLAQTLVFGILVGALYGLVALGLSLVFGVTKLLNVAHGELLMIGGFASFWAFSLLGINPYLTIPISMVVLFLLGAVLYKLIFSRTVKLPEESKIKNTLLVAFGLSIILQNLALKFWTADERAISTPILRTAIKVAGIRLPYARLANLLIAVFFLVVLQLFLRKTYIGKAIRATVQNWEAASLMGINIQRVYLLAFAIGASLAGVAGTLVAINFSIQPNMGLTWTLKALIVMVLGGLGSIPGTFIGGLVLGLTESATSFFINSNYREIAGLVLFLLVLIFRPQGLMGAKET
- a CDS encoding alpha/beta hydrolase, with translation MTIKDEAWIPFPRADVSHIIRKWLDVAYANISPSQMLDIYLPDDGEGPFPVILFIHGGGFALGDKTDYPVSTFLKGLHRGFAVVSVNYRLSGEAIFPAGLQDIKSAIRWLRANSTVYHLDGNRIAACGGSSGGNYAAMVCLTANVPTFDDLSLGNPEFPCSVQAAVDWFGPTDFLKIDEQLSESGFGPANHGEADSPESMYLGARLSDVPLKVELANPMTFIHKHMPPLLIQHGRLDTLVPVQQSIIFAEKLAKYVSHDRYEFDILEGAGHGDPLFDSDENMRRVFSFLDRYLK
- the rbsC gene encoding ribose ABC transporter permease (functions to transport ribose at high affinity; forms a complex with RbsA2C2B), which codes for MNSHPSFIKKLFAGFGRFAVNYTPLLILLLAVVIFSFIAPNFLTVGNFRLMLRQMSFVTITAVGLMFVMVGGGIDLSVGSQIILTNIVLSLMISSTYGYSINPLIAIPVCIALATLLGTANGILSNILKVHPLIITLGTAFIYKGLGYIIAGGRNIDGLPDSFRIYGQGYVGPVPVPIIIMIFVAIIGAYFLHNTNFGSRVYAMGGNQEAARLVGINIKQKKVIVFAICGFAAGITAVVLLSRVFNGQVTTGSGIEFDALTAALLGGVSFTGGEGTILGLITGVMIIAVLNNGMQLFGLQDFYQNLIKGALLLAAVGFDEYQKSRRAKEIIVNATA